A genome region from Maridesulfovibrio salexigens DSM 2638 includes the following:
- a CDS encoding TRAP transporter large permease, which produces MTPVIIIIALLMLVCGFEMLLVLGVPAFLTKTFMFPRIPDPVLIQKLVGGINFSTLLAIPFFIFAAELMASGQIAKRLTDLIKYFTGHRLGGIGHTTIFGSMAFGSVSGSAPATVAAMGKLMYPELRKTGFSEKFSLGLIVSSAETALLIPPSITLIIYGWMTGTSITGLFIGGLGVGVALGLAFAGLVVFESLRKGVGRGEKTTVPFFSVFRSAAWALGLPIIILGGIYSGLFTPTEAAAVSVVYAILIEAFVYKNLSFSRLISITERAAISTTIIFILLAMGSVLSYFVTLAQVPVLITNFLNDIQAGPITFLMIVNVAFFLAGMFIDPNSALLILVPPLYPVALSMGVDPIHFGQIVCLNICIGMITPPFGLDIFVASSTLEKPVMSIINGVWPFLFINILVLILVTYVPGVATFLPSLVAP; this is translated from the coding sequence ATGACTCCTGTAATTATTATCATCGCTCTTCTAATGCTCGTCTGCGGTTTTGAAATGCTGCTGGTACTCGGCGTACCCGCATTCCTGACCAAGACTTTCATGTTTCCCCGAATTCCTGATCCGGTACTGATCCAGAAACTGGTCGGTGGGATCAACTTTTCCACTCTGCTGGCAATTCCTTTCTTCATCTTTGCAGCAGAGCTCATGGCATCCGGCCAGATTGCCAAGCGCCTCACCGATCTTATCAAATATTTCACCGGACACCGTCTCGGCGGTATCGGACACACCACAATTTTCGGTTCCATGGCTTTCGGTTCCGTATCCGGTTCAGCACCGGCGACCGTTGCCGCAATGGGTAAACTCATGTACCCGGAACTGCGCAAAACCGGATTCAGTGAAAAATTCAGCCTCGGACTGATCGTTTCCAGTGCTGAAACCGCCCTGCTTATTCCGCCCAGTATTACCCTGATTATTTACGGTTGGATGACTGGGACCTCCATCACAGGACTGTTCATCGGCGGCCTTGGCGTAGGAGTGGCCCTAGGACTGGCCTTTGCAGGACTGGTTGTATTTGAGTCCCTGCGCAAAGGCGTGGGCCGTGGCGAAAAAACAACTGTACCTTTCTTTTCCGTTTTCAGATCAGCTGCATGGGCATTGGGCCTGCCGATTATTATTCTCGGCGGTATCTACTCCGGACTGTTCACTCCCACAGAGGCTGCAGCGGTGTCAGTTGTCTACGCTATCCTTATTGAAGCATTCGTATACAAAAACCTGTCTTTCTCCCGGTTGATCAGCATCACCGAGAGAGCGGCTATCTCCACCACTATTATTTTTATCCTGCTGGCAATGGGAAGCGTGCTTTCCTACTTTGTAACGCTGGCTCAGGTTCCGGTTCTGATCACCAATTTCCTTAATGACATTCAGGCTGGCCCGATTACCTTCCTGATGATCGTTAACGTGGCATTTTTCCTTGCCGGGATGTTCATCGATCCCAACTCAGCTTTGCTGATCCTCGTGCCGCCTCTTTATCCGGTAGCACTTTCCATGGGTGTCGATCCCATTCACTTCGGTCAGATCGTCTGCCTGAACATCTGCATCGGCATGATCACCCCGCCCTTTGGACTGGATATCTTCGTGGCTTCCTCCACTTTGGAAAAGCCTGTCATGTCCATCATCAACGGGGTCTGGCCATTCCTGTTCATTAACATTCTGGTCCTTATTCTGGTAACCTACGTTCCCGGCGTGGCAACTTTCCTGCCCAGCCTTGTTGCCCCCTAA
- a CDS encoding helix-turn-helix domain-containing protein — translation MNELSPKEIGQRLKAFRLGSKYSTEEIAAKIGISRAALYRYEKGDPPKLETLESIADLLGVSLTSLMGVGVEYISSAISFFERMRQNEAESEQLAVMFGLVSYLLTTDEFDEYLEISIKEGLPKELQDDPEIMGRVSEILSVLRERKKGYYQRRPSMVNLASATNLEQFLRSGFVGTFDLPEEELQKRREVARREVKNVISLLEEQPIGVQIGLLVDSVPSTHFQIFRQSERSTLCLSPYKLCHFPNVRLGVGMLTSAPEALELHQKMISELWGPALKGRRAADYLRKMIEDCK, via the coding sequence ATGAATGAACTTAGTCCCAAGGAGATAGGCCAGCGTTTGAAAGCGTTCAGGCTGGGCAGTAAATACAGCACTGAGGAAATTGCCGCTAAGATCGGAATTTCCCGGGCTGCTCTGTACAGATATGAAAAAGGTGATCCGCCTAAGCTGGAAACTTTAGAATCCATAGCCGACTTGCTTGGAGTTTCACTTACCTCTTTGATGGGGGTCGGAGTCGAGTATATTTCTTCGGCGATCAGCTTTTTCGAACGTATGCGTCAGAATGAAGCTGAGTCGGAACAGCTTGCAGTAATGTTCGGACTGGTTTCCTATCTGCTGACTACAGATGAATTTGACGAATATCTTGAAATTTCCATCAAAGAAGGCCTGCCCAAAGAATTGCAGGATGATCCTGAGATTATGGGCCGCGTTTCTGAAATTTTATCAGTACTCCGTGAACGTAAAAAAGGGTACTATCAGCGCAGACCGAGCATGGTTAACCTTGCCTCGGCTACCAATCTTGAGCAGTTTCTGCGCAGTGGTTTTGTCGGAACTTTTGATCTGCCGGAAGAGGAATTGCAGAAGCGGCGTGAAGTCGCGCGGCGCGAGGTGAAAAATGTGATCAGTCTGCTTGAAGAGCAGCCTATCGGTGTACAGATCGGTTTGCTTGTTGATTCCGTTCCCAGCACGCATTTTCAAATTTTCCGCCAGTCCGAACGCTCAACCTTATGTCTGAGCCCATACAAATTATGTCATTTCCCCAACGTTCGTCTCGGCGTAGGTATGTTAACCTCAGCACCCGAAGCGCTTGAGCTGCATCAGAAGATGATCAGCGAACTTTGGGGGCCAGCCCTCAAAGGGCGCAGAGCTGCGGATTATCTGCGTAAGATGATCGAAGATTGCAAATAA
- a CDS encoding dihydroorotate dehydrogenase, with product MSANNCRAVKVISNKPLGLSSPGEEIVELKLEYPDWKPGWRAGQFVMIRPVSWPLDLVWGRPFSICNADETSLTILFQVVGRGTARLLELKEGDEVNIWGPLGNFFSKPQNRPVLMLAGGMGLAPFCGYVDTHPQPENLKLFFAHRPPLENYPYKGMAAKVDVEDIRETKPSDIPTIIARVEELVKEYAEKDGLIVACGPHPFLKTIWNAANKYGADAELSLENRMACGVGACLGCVCKDGDDHHTQVCTTGPVFKANNLSLED from the coding sequence ATGAGTGCAAACAATTGCAGGGCTGTTAAAGTCATCAGCAACAAGCCCCTCGGATTATCCTCACCCGGTGAGGAAATAGTCGAACTCAAACTCGAATATCCGGACTGGAAGCCGGGTTGGCGGGCCGGACAGTTCGTCATGATCAGGCCCGTTTCATGGCCTTTGGACCTCGTTTGGGGACGTCCTTTCTCCATTTGTAACGCAGATGAGACCAGTCTGACTATTCTTTTTCAGGTTGTCGGTCGTGGAACTGCGCGTCTGCTGGAACTGAAAGAGGGCGATGAAGTGAATATCTGGGGACCGCTGGGCAACTTCTTCAGTAAACCGCAGAACCGTCCCGTACTCATGCTCGCCGGAGGGATGGGTTTAGCCCCCTTTTGCGGATATGTCGATACCCATCCGCAGCCTGAAAACCTGAAATTATTTTTCGCGCACCGTCCCCCGCTGGAAAACTACCCTTATAAAGGTATGGCGGCCAAGGTCGATGTGGAAGATATTCGTGAAACCAAGCCCTCAGATATTCCCACTATCATCGCAAGGGTGGAAGAGCTGGTTAAGGAATACGCAGAGAAAGACGGCCTTATCGTGGCCTGTGGACCTCATCCGTTCCTGAAAACCATCTGGAATGCTGCCAACAAATACGGTGCTGATGCGGAACTTTCTCTTGAAAACCGTATGGCTTGCGGCGTTGGTGCCTGTCTTGGCTGTGTCTGTAAGGACGGCGATGACCATCATACTCAGGTCTGTACCACCGGTCCTGTTTTCAAAGCCAACAATCTCAGTCTGGAGGATTAG
- a CDS encoding orotate phosphoribosyltransferase, translating into MVPTSFPDKETIAEITAKMLIEVEAVHFRADEPFKFTSGWASPVYIDCRKLISFPRVRNTLMDFGASVILREVGFESIDCVAGGETAGIPFAAWLSDRLMLPMQYVRKKPKGFGRDAQIEGDFAEGSKVLLVEDLTTDGRSKINFAQALRKAGAEVTHTFVLFHYGIFPKAKETLAEAGLEMLSLANWWDILNVAKKEKYFDNKSLEEVEKFLNNPVDWSAAHGGISTYPE; encoded by the coding sequence ATGGTTCCTACCAGCTTTCCTGACAAAGAAACCATCGCTGAAATCACAGCGAAAATGCTCATCGAAGTAGAAGCAGTTCACTTCCGTGCAGATGAACCCTTCAAGTTCACCTCCGGCTGGGCCAGCCCGGTTTACATTGACTGCCGTAAACTCATTTCCTTCCCCCGCGTCCGCAATACCCTGATGGATTTCGGTGCTTCCGTAATTCTGCGCGAAGTTGGATTCGAATCTATCGACTGCGTTGCAGGTGGTGAAACCGCAGGTATCCCCTTCGCCGCATGGCTTTCCGACCGTCTCATGCTGCCCATGCAGTACGTACGCAAAAAACCCAAAGGATTCGGCCGTGACGCTCAGATCGAAGGTGATTTTGCAGAAGGTTCAAAAGTCCTGCTGGTTGAAGACCTGACTACTGATGGTCGCAGCAAGATCAACTTCGCACAGGCCCTGCGTAAAGCTGGTGCTGAAGTAACTCACACCTTCGTGCTCTTCCACTACGGCATCTTCCCCAAAGCAAAGGAAACCCTTGCCGAAGCAGGACTCGAAATGCTTTCTCTCGCAAACTGGTGGGATATCCTCAACGTTGCCAAGAAAGAAAAATACTTCGATAACAAGTCACTCGAAGAAGTAGAAAAATTCCTCAACAACCCCGTTGACTGGTCTGCCGCTCACGGTGGAATCTCTACTTACCCTGAGTAA
- the pyrC gene encoding dihydroorotase, which yields MNNEITIIRPDDWHLHLREGEMLAAVLPSSAKIYGRAIVMPNLTVPVTTAKQAEEYRRRIIDARPEGSNFEPLMTCYLTDSTSAEDIHTAYAVKAFHAVKLFPAGATTNSDNGVTDIKKVYSVLEAMQEIGMPLSVHGEVTDPEVDVFDREAVFIDRVLKPVRENFPELKIIFEHLTSKAGVDYVLEQDENMVATITPHHLLLTRNDLFKGGMNPYMYCLPVAKTFEDREAVRRAAVSGDERFFLGTDSAPHPARAKEKAGAAAGIFNAPTSIGYVTQVFDELNALDKLEGFTSIYGARFYGFSPNGSTITLAKRENPVEMDWQIKVGGDIVKIFKPDTPLLWDLVD from the coding sequence ATGAACAACGAAATAACCATCATACGACCTGATGATTGGCATCTTCACCTGCGCGAAGGTGAAATGCTTGCGGCAGTGCTTCCTTCCAGTGCAAAGATTTACGGTCGGGCCATTGTCATGCCCAACCTTACTGTTCCGGTGACTACCGCAAAACAAGCCGAAGAGTACCGTAGAAGAATAATTGATGCCCGTCCTGAAGGTTCTAATTTTGAACCGCTCATGACCTGCTACCTTACAGATTCAACTTCTGCTGAAGACATTCATACTGCCTACGCTGTCAAAGCATTTCATGCTGTTAAACTTTTCCCGGCCGGAGCGACCACCAACTCCGACAACGGCGTTACCGACATCAAAAAAGTATACTCCGTGCTGGAAGCCATGCAGGAAATCGGCATGCCCCTTTCCGTACACGGCGAAGTAACCGACCCGGAAGTGGACGTATTTGACCGTGAAGCAGTATTTATTGACCGTGTGCTTAAACCGGTTCGCGAAAATTTCCCTGAACTCAAAATCATATTCGAACACCTGACCAGTAAGGCCGGAGTCGACTACGTACTTGAGCAGGACGAAAACATGGTTGCGACAATCACCCCGCACCATCTGCTGCTCACCCGCAATGATCTTTTCAAAGGCGGCATGAATCCGTACATGTACTGCCTGCCCGTAGCCAAGACCTTCGAAGACCGCGAGGCAGTGCGCAGGGCCGCAGTATCCGGTGATGAAAGATTTTTCCTCGGCACTGATTCTGCCCCCCATCCGGCCCGAGCTAAAGAAAAGGCCGGAGCAGCGGCGGGTATTTTCAATGCCCCCACATCAATTGGATATGTAACTCAAGTGTTTGACGAGCTGAATGCTCTGGACAAACTCGAAGGGTTTACTTCAATATACGGTGCCAGATTTTACGGATTTTCTCCCAATGGCAGCACTATTACTTTAGCCAAACGAGAAAATCCCGTTGAAATGGACTGGCAAATCAAAGTCGGAGGAGATATCGTAAAGATATTCAAACCCGATACTCCCTTATTATGGGATTTGGTTGATTGA
- a CDS encoding TRAP transporter small permease, which yields MRELLGSLLNGIRLIERMLIISINLIMVGLYTFNVLVRETMPQYASTFAWIDEATRLLMVWAVFLALGLALERGRQVAVTTLFEKMPDLPRKAVGILINLTGTVFSCYLVWLGIALVKFVMRTGQLSPTLGLPMYWLYIAPTVGFGLLALRYLLELLSINDRHTRPITTPTK from the coding sequence ATGCGTGAGTTGCTTGGTTCCCTGCTGAACGGGATACGTTTAATAGAAAGAATGCTGATCATTTCCATCAACCTGATCATGGTCGGCTTATATACTTTTAATGTTCTGGTAAGGGAGACAATGCCTCAATACGCCAGCACTTTCGCATGGATTGATGAAGCTACCCGCTTGCTCATGGTCTGGGCGGTATTTCTCGCTCTAGGTCTCGCCCTTGAAAGAGGACGGCAGGTAGCTGTAACCACACTTTTTGAAAAAATGCCCGACCTGCCCCGCAAGGCGGTCGGCATCCTGATCAACCTGACCGGTACTGTTTTCAGCTGCTATCTGGTCTGGCTGGGTATCGCCCTTGTTAAATTCGTAATGCGCACCGGACAGCTCAGCCCCACATTGGGACTGCCCATGTACTGGCTCTACATTGCGCCTACTGTTGGATTCGGACTGCTGGCCCTGCGCTACCTGCTCGAACTCTTAAGTATTAACGACCGCCACACCCGGCCCATCACCACCCCGACCAAGTAA
- a CDS encoding TRAP transporter substrate-binding protein yields MKFFGRIVTVALALCMVMGGVISANAAKYEARIGHLESPLQPRHQGLEKVAKLVKERTNGEVEFKIFPSSQLGNQRQMNEGVQFGTIEGTVSAAAFLGGFNPVVSIMDIPFLLPVDRAKAQELRQGKFGKALLKSFDSRGFKAIATWPNGRKNFTSNKPISTIADYKGQSFRVMDSKILIEQFAAIGASAIALPFGELYTALQNGVVDGEENPLDTIQRMKFYEVQKYLVTSEHGAMEDYVLFNPSYWESLPENYQKIIVDTFIEVMPGVEAHKEQAQKDALEVIKKAGVQVTPLQAADRAAMRELMYPKTKAAYLARAGAQGQELIKLYEEEYARIVK; encoded by the coding sequence ATGAAATTTTTCGGACGAATTGTTACAGTAGCTCTTGCTTTGTGCATGGTTATGGGTGGAGTTATCTCCGCTAATGCCGCTAAATACGAAGCACGCATCGGTCACCTTGAATCCCCCCTGCAGCCCCGTCATCAGGGTTTGGAAAAAGTCGCCAAGCTTGTTAAAGAGCGCACCAACGGCGAAGTTGAATTCAAAATTTTTCCTTCTTCTCAGCTTGGCAACCAGCGCCAGATGAACGAAGGCGTACAGTTCGGAACCATTGAAGGCACCGTTTCCGCTGCAGCTTTCCTCGGCGGTTTCAACCCTGTTGTTTCCATCATGGACATCCCCTTCCTGCTTCCTGTTGACCGCGCAAAGGCACAGGAACTGCGTCAGGGCAAATTTGGTAAAGCACTGCTCAAATCCTTTGACTCCAGAGGCTTTAAAGCAATCGCAACCTGGCCCAACGGTCGTAAAAACTTCACCTCCAACAAGCCTATTTCCACTATCGCAGACTACAAAGGCCAGTCCTTCCGCGTAATGGATTCCAAAATCCTCATCGAACAGTTCGCAGCTATCGGCGCATCTGCAATCGCTCTGCCTTTCGGTGAACTCTACACTGCTCTCCAGAACGGTGTTGTAGACGGCGAAGAAAACCCCCTCGACACCATCCAGCGCATGAAGTTCTACGAAGTACAGAAATACCTCGTAACTTCCGAGCACGGTGCAATGGAAGACTACGTTCTCTTCAACCCCTCCTACTGGGAATCCCTTCCTGAAAATTACCAGAAGATCATCGTGGATACTTTCATTGAAGTAATGCCCGGTGTTGAAGCCCACAAAGAACAGGCTCAGAAAGACGCTCTGGAAGTTATCAAAAAAGCAGGCGTTCAGGTTACTCCTTTGCAGGCTGCAGACCGCGCTGCCATGCGTGAACTCATGTACCCCAAAACCAAAGCTGCTTACCTTGCACGCGCAGGTGCTCAGGGTCAGGAGCTGATCAAACTTTACGAAGAAGAATACGCACGTATTGTAAAATAG
- a CDS encoding peptidase U32 family protein: MNEHKPEILAPAGDKSSFLAAIAAGADAVYAGLKHFSARMEAYNFATSELAALAELGRENGVRTHIPMNTLIKPDDINSAARLVERISRTVKPDALIIQDLAMVEIARQAGFEGELHLSTLANVSHPAALKTAEELGVDRVVVPRELNLDEIRMMAEACPDSMTLEMFVHGALCYSVSGRCYWSSFFGGKSSLRGRCVQPCRRLYGGAKRKDQPKRLFSCLDLSLDVLTKPTLAIPKVSSWKIEGRKKGPHYVYYTVAAYKMLRDNPNDAKVKKDAVELLELALGRPSSHSVFLPQRPFTPLDPSNETGSGFLIGITKQEKNGKPYFNCRQELLAGDFLRIGYQDQPGHQTMKIRKFIPKRGKVSIPVKGKMRLKSGTRVFLIDRREEGLTKALKKLDSKLSKITVAENVASDMIIDLPQPCPLPERTARHTLQRNPPKGKTKFGTDVWLSMNALKRTPRPAVSKIWWHLPPVVWPDEEKEVQKIIDICLSGGGRDFVLNAPWQKAFFPKDAKVRFHAGPFCNVSNPVTIEMLADMGFSSAYVSPELARDDFLALPQNSPLPLGFVLSGMWPLGLSRIMAEETELMSPIYSQKKEICWARKYGQTYWIYPGWPLDFGAERKVLENSGYTMFLNIEEPWPRAVPEPHRTSNFNWDLSLL, translated from the coding sequence ATGAATGAACATAAACCAGAAATTCTTGCTCCGGCAGGCGATAAATCCTCTTTCCTTGCAGCTATAGCCGCAGGTGCGGACGCCGTGTATGCCGGACTTAAACATTTTTCCGCTCGCATGGAAGCTTATAATTTCGCTACTAGTGAGCTTGCAGCCCTTGCCGAACTGGGCCGGGAAAACGGGGTTCGCACCCATATCCCCATGAACACCCTCATCAAACCTGATGATATCAACTCCGCAGCCCGCCTTGTAGAGCGCATCTCCCGTACGGTCAAACCGGATGCCCTGATCATTCAGGATCTCGCCATGGTTGAGATTGCCCGTCAAGCCGGCTTTGAAGGAGAACTGCATCTTTCCACCCTTGCAAACGTCAGCCACCCTGCGGCACTCAAGACCGCGGAAGAACTGGGCGTGGACCGGGTTGTCGTACCCCGTGAGCTGAACCTTGATGAAATCAGGATGATGGCCGAAGCCTGCCCTGATTCCATGACCCTTGAGATGTTCGTCCACGGAGCACTCTGCTATTCCGTTTCCGGCCGCTGCTACTGGAGCTCCTTTTTCGGAGGCAAGAGCAGCCTGCGCGGACGTTGCGTACAGCCCTGCCGCAGACTTTACGGCGGAGCAAAACGCAAGGATCAGCCCAAGCGCCTTTTCTCCTGTCTCGATCTCAGCCTCGATGTGCTGACCAAGCCGACCCTCGCAATTCCCAAGGTAAGCTCCTGGAAAATCGAAGGCCGCAAAAAAGGCCCCCACTACGTCTACTACACAGTAGCAGCTTACAAAATGCTGCGCGACAACCCCAATGACGCAAAGGTCAAAAAAGATGCCGTGGAGCTGCTTGAACTCGCACTGGGCAGACCGTCTTCACATTCCGTGTTCCTGCCGCAGCGCCCGTTCACCCCGCTTGATCCGTCCAACGAAACCGGCTCCGGTTTCCTCATCGGTATCACCAAGCAGGAGAAAAACGGAAAGCCCTATTTTAACTGTAGACAGGAACTCCTTGCCGGAGATTTCCTGCGTATCGGTTATCAGGACCAGCCCGGACACCAGACCATGAAGATCCGCAAATTCATCCCCAAAAGGGGTAAGGTCTCCATTCCGGTTAAAGGAAAGATGCGCCTAAAATCAGGCACCCGTGTTTTCCTTATTGACCGCCGCGAAGAAGGTCTGACCAAGGCTCTCAAAAAACTTGATTCCAAACTTTCAAAGATCACTGTTGCGGAAAACGTGGCCAGCGACATGATTATTGATCTGCCGCAGCCCTGTCCGCTTCCGGAACGTACTGCACGTCATACTTTGCAGCGCAATCCGCCCAAGGGAAAAACCAAATTCGGCACCGATGTATGGCTTTCCATGAACGCCCTTAAGCGTACCCCCCGTCCGGCTGTTTCCAAGATCTGGTGGCATCTGCCCCCGGTGGTCTGGCCTGACGAGGAAAAGGAAGTCCAGAAGATCATCGACATCTGCCTCAGTGGTGGAGGACGCGATTTCGTCCTCAACGCGCCGTGGCAGAAAGCATTTTTCCCGAAAGATGCAAAAGTCCGCTTTCATGCCGGCCCCTTCTGCAACGTATCCAACCCGGTGACCATCGAGATGCTGGCCGATATGGGTTTTTCATCCGCATACGTCAGTCCGGAACTGGCCCGCGATGACTTCCTCGCCCTGCCGCAGAACAGCCCGCTTCCGCTTGGATTTGTTCTTTCCGGCATGTGGCCGCTCGGTCTTTCAAGGATCATGGCTGAGGAGACTGAACTTATGAGTCCCATTTACAGCCAGAAAAAAGAAATCTGCTGGGCCCGCAAATATGGACAGACCTATTGGATCTATCCCGGCTGGCCGCTCGATTTCGGCGCGGAACGTAAGGTGCTGGAAAACTCAGGCTACACCATGTTCCTTAACATTGAGGAACCATGGCCTCGCGCTGTACCTGAACCGCACCGCACCAGTAATTTCAACTGGGATTTAAGTTTATTGTAA
- a CDS encoding Zn-dependent hydrolase, translated as MMNAMTGNMGGTGNSTSPHPIPQNQASLEHLTAEAEKLFSDLEELSRDVAGVSRPSYGEAETRAFEMIEKFAHKEGLITYRDNAANLVVELEKIPENEEYILIGSHLDSVPQGGNYDGAAGVIAGLLCLAEIKRSGKTLDVPVKVIALRGEESAWFGACYLGSKALLGKLEESEQELLQRDDSRPLKDHMIDCGADVERIAKGEVLIDTSKIKAFFELHIEQGPVMIARNLPVAAVTGIRGNIRHRKIKCIGEAGHSGAVPRWLRKDAVFATAELITRIDDHWTTILQHGGDLVATCGILTTDPQHHAMSRIPGEVTFSFEARSQYEHTLAAIEALLHSECATITYERRVKFEFDKPVKTPPAVIDQEIVDRINNACIAEGLPVEAIPSGAGHDASLFANAGVPTGMIFVRNRNGSHNPEEEMDMEDFIRGLSVLHRTITEFNL; from the coding sequence ATGATGAACGCAATGACCGGAAATATGGGTGGAACAGGTAACAGCACCAGCCCGCACCCGATTCCCCAGAATCAGGCATCACTGGAGCACCTTACCGCAGAAGCAGAGAAGCTCTTCAGCGATCTGGAAGAACTATCCCGTGATGTGGCCGGGGTATCCCGCCCTTCATATGGCGAAGCGGAAACCCGTGCTTTTGAAATGATTGAAAAGTTCGCACACAAGGAAGGTTTAATCACCTACCGCGACAATGCCGCAAACCTTGTAGTCGAACTGGAAAAGATACCCGAAAACGAGGAATATATCCTTATCGGATCTCACCTTGATTCCGTGCCCCAGGGCGGGAACTATGATGGTGCAGCCGGAGTAATTGCAGGCCTGCTGTGCCTTGCAGAGATTAAACGCAGCGGCAAGACTCTTGACGTTCCGGTAAAGGTAATCGCCCTGCGCGGTGAAGAGAGCGCGTGGTTCGGAGCCTGTTATCTGGGTTCCAAAGCTTTGCTCGGTAAACTGGAAGAGTCCGAGCAGGAACTGCTTCAGCGTGATGACAGCCGTCCGTTAAAGGATCATATGATCGATTGCGGTGCTGATGTAGAACGCATTGCTAAAGGTGAAGTGCTCATCGACACCTCTAAAATTAAAGCTTTCTTTGAACTGCACATCGAGCAGGGTCCGGTCATGATTGCCCGCAACCTGCCTGTTGCTGCTGTAACCGGAATCCGTGGTAATATCCGCCACCGCAAGATTAAATGCATAGGTGAAGCCGGGCATTCCGGGGCTGTTCCCCGCTGGCTGCGCAAGGATGCAGTCTTTGCCACTGCGGAACTGATCACACGTATTGATGACCACTGGACCACCATCCTTCAGCATGGTGGCGATCTGGTGGCGACCTGTGGTATCCTCACTACCGATCCGCAGCACCATGCCATGTCGCGTATTCCCGGTGAAGTGACCTTCAGCTTTGAAGCCCGCAGCCAGTATGAGCATACCCTTGCGGCTATTGAAGCCCTGCTCCACTCAGAATGCGCGACAATCACTTATGAACGCAGGGTTAAGTTTGAATTCGACAAGCCGGTTAAAACTCCGCCTGCGGTAATTGATCAGGAAATAGTGGATCGTATAAACAATGCTTGCATTGCGGAAGGCTTACCTGTAGAAGCTATTCCCAGTGGAGCTGGGCACGATGCCTCGCTCTTCGCCAACGCGGGTGTCCCCACAGGCATGATATTCGTGCGCAACCGCAACGGCTCTCACAACCCGGAAGAGGAAATGGACATGGAAGACTTCATCCGGGGCCTTTCAGTACTGCACCGCACAATCACGGAGTTCAACTTATGA